A section of the Paenibacillus aurantius genome encodes:
- a CDS encoding SGNH/GDSL hydrolase family protein, which yields MDKSSTIRPGSLDKNMTVTALEGEWEWHSPKEKPMAVLGFAWLESEGLYRRLPAHPSETLPPAVDMLADCTAGGQIRFRTNASRIAVRAILGGSPNMYHMPGTGQNGFDVYLGEPGEERYVGTVRFEPHQAAYASLLVDGSPPEGLRTVTINFPLYQSVQEVEVGLSPGAEVAEAVFPQPGRLVFYGTSITQGGCASRPGMSYPQQIGRSLCREVINLGFSGNGKGEPELARIIREIERVDALVLDYESNCTLEGYLSTLEPFIRLYREKNPLTPILVSTKIRYAKEAIQPSLTELRIRKRDFAREVVERLTAEGDANLYWCDGGNHLGERFDECTVDGVHPTDLGFARMAEGIGQHLAGILGIVRK from the coding sequence GTGGACAAGAGCAGTACGATCCGGCCCGGGAGCTTGGATAAGAATATGACGGTAACCGCCCTGGAGGGCGAATGGGAATGGCACTCCCCGAAAGAGAAGCCCATGGCGGTTCTTGGCTTCGCCTGGCTGGAAAGCGAGGGGCTTTACCGACGGCTGCCGGCCCATCCTTCCGAGACGCTTCCGCCGGCTGTCGATATGCTGGCCGATTGCACGGCAGGGGGACAAATCCGCTTCCGGACGAACGCTTCCCGGATCGCCGTCCGCGCCATATTGGGGGGATCCCCCAATATGTACCATATGCCCGGAACGGGGCAGAACGGGTTTGATGTTTACCTCGGAGAGCCGGGGGAGGAAAGGTATGTGGGGACCGTCCGCTTTGAGCCCCATCAGGCCGCCTATGCCAGCCTGCTTGTGGACGGCAGCCCTCCCGAAGGCTTACGCACGGTAACCATCAACTTCCCGCTGTACCAAAGCGTGCAGGAGGTCGAGGTGGGGCTCAGCCCGGGGGCCGAGGTGGCCGAGGCGGTCTTCCCGCAGCCGGGACGGCTTGTGTTCTATGGTACCTCTATCACACAAGGGGGATGTGCGTCCCGTCCCGGCATGAGCTATCCCCAGCAGATCGGCAGGAGTTTATGCCGGGAAGTGATCAACCTGGGGTTCTCGGGCAACGGGAAGGGAGAGCCTGAGCTCGCCCGGATCATCCGGGAGATCGAACGGGTGGATGCGCTTGTGCTTGACTATGAGTCGAATTGTACGCTCGAAGGCTATCTGTCCACGCTTGAGCCGTTTATCCGGCTGTACCGGGAGAAGAACCCTCTGACACCGATTCTGGTATCGACCAAAATCCGGTACGCCAAGGAAGCCATTCAGCCCAGCCTCACCGAGCTTCGAATCCGCAAGCGGGACTTCGCCCGGGAAGTCGTAGAGCGTTTAACAGCCGAGGGGGATGCCAACCTCTACTGGTGCGATGGAGGAAATCATCTGGGGGAGCGGTTCGATGAATGTACGGTGGACGGCGTACATCCCACAGACCTGGGCTTTGCCAGGATGGCCGAGGGGATCGGACAGCACTTGGCCGGGATTTTGGGTATTGTTCGGAAATAG